GAAGGATGGAGTTCCCTTGCCCTACTCTTGTAGCACAGCCCTCCTGGACAGGGAGCCACCCATCAGCCTGACAGTGCCACCCACAGACACGTTGGATACAGCCAAGTGACTGCTGGTGTCCTtattcccagcagagcagcctacAGCCTGCTCTTCAGCTGGAGTGCTCTCACCTCTGCCAGGCGCAGGTTCTCTGGCTTCACCCGCACACTGTGGGCGACTGAGTCGAGTACCTCCATGGCACTGGAGTTCTCCTTGCTGATACTCACGAGGAACTGCCACCAAGAAAGTGCCTGTCAGACACACTGCACCAAAGCATGCAGGCCTTTACCTAACACAAGGCTCACCCTAGCACATGACTGGTTGCCTGGGGCACCTCTAGGAGCCCTGTCAGGACAGATGGTGTCCCCTACCTTGATGGGTTTCTTGTGTGGCTCCTTTGCAAAGTAGTAGACAGTCAGAACCTTCTGCTTCTGAGGGAGTGGCACAGGTAGGTACAGGAAGGGATCAAAGGTGATGGACACCTGCAGATGAGAGAACACACTCAGTTGCAGGAAGTGCTTGTGGCTGAGATGAGTGAGGCAGCAGCCCCAGTGGACACAAGATCCTGCTCTACTCTGTGACCTGTGCTCTCAGGGTCAAGAACCTACTGCTGTGCAGCTAGGACCAGGATAGAGCCTCCAGGTCTGCCCCTACCTTGGAACACACTGGGCACACCAGCTTGGATTTGTACTGGCCCTGGAAGAGGTCCACAATGAAAGAGTCATTCCTCATCTTGTGTCGTTGCCAGGCCTCCTCAGCTACCACCTGCAGGGAGAAAGCACTCAGCACTACACTAAACTACCCAGGCCATGGCTGCTTTCCCAGTGGCTTTGGGGAGGGACATCCTCACCTCGTCAGGTCTCCCATCCGAGTCAACAGTCTCTGTGTAGGGTTTGTTCTGGATGCGGTTGAGGTCCTCATGCAGGCCATCAAGCAGAAAGGCCATGAACTCCTGAGCATCGTGCTGGGCATAGCCAGTGAACTGGCTGGCCTTGCTGGCCACAATTGCCTGGCAGAAGCACAGCAGTCAGGGCtggccagcagcccccagcagcaccatctGCCAGATGCACAAAGCCTGgccacacccacccaccccactcTCCATGGCACTAGCAGGACAAGCAGGTGCCCACAGAGGAGTGCTGGGAACGCACAGCAGCTCTTGTAGTCCTACCTTCAGTTTAGAGGGCTGGAAGGCATGGTGAGTGCCCTTCCAGAGTGCTCGCAGCAGCATGGCAAAACCAATGGCCAGGCGTCCTCCTGTCCCCAGAGGGTTGTTGTAGTTGATTTCTGACTCAAAGGACCGATCTGTAAGAGGCACAGGAGAGTGAGGGtggctgtcagctgcaccacccaagcagcagggctctgctgggctcctgACGTGGGCTCACCATGGAAGTAATCACGTAGCTCCCTGGTGTTGGACAGAGACTGGATGACACTGTTCATGAAGCAAGTGTTGCCCAAGTTCACCAACCCTGTGAAGCCAGGCAGGCagacctttttcttttcatcctcatcttcatcgTCTTCCACACTCTCAGAGCTCACTGGGCTGTGTGTCATTGGTGGCACCATGCACGTTGGTTTGGGCTGCCAAAGCAGAGGcaggtgtgagggtgctgcccTTAGCGGGGGTCTCTCTGGGAACACCAGGGGACCTCAAAAGCCCTAAGCATCACTCAGACAGGCTGGAGCCATCACACCATTTCCCACCAGGACTGGGACAGACAGAGAAACTGCTGCCCACAGTCTTGCCAGCAATGAGTGACGagtgctgcttcctcctccagTATGCCAGTCCCCAGAGTGAGGTGGAGTTCCACAAGAGCGACAAGTGGGCCCCACCTTTCCCCTTACCCGGGTCAAATTCAGAGCATCCTCAACTCACCGAGGGGATGTGCGGCTCCTGTTTCACTGCCACGTGCTCTGGGGCTGTACGGGCTGCCACGCCGTCCAGAGCCCCATCTTCCACACGTGGCTTCTCTTTATCATTAGCACGGGCCTCTTCCTTGCTGGACAGGGGGTGCTGGTTACTGCCCGGGGGGCTCTTGTCCAGAGGGGTAGGGCCTGTAGGCATGGCAACCTTTGCACCACCCACTGCACCTTAAAAAGGGGGAAGGGTGGGCCTGTGGTTAGCAGCACCCCACACTGTGTGTGGGGCTGAGCCGCTCACTCTGTGCACACAGTCTCTCTCCCCTactgctcttccccaggagcAAGCGGAACAGCAATGCCCTTCTCCTAGCGCTTGGTTCgcccttccccacagccctcctgcctgcacccaCTCAGCCCCTTTCCCATAACCCCAGCACCACAAAGAAGCTGCCAGCAGTGAGGAGGGCCCATGCCCCACTGGGATATGGCAGGCAGCAACACAAGAAGGCAGGGTGCAGACCTCGTGTGGCTGGAGCCTCCAGCCCACCCCAGCGCTGGCTCTGGCGTTTCTTCAGGCAGACGTCTATGCGAGACACCGTGAAGTTGTATGTGCACTGGTCTGGCTCGATAAGGTTCCTGCAAGACACGCAGCAAGTCAGGGGTGCCCCAAACTCGCCAGCAGCCTCAGACATGCCAAAGACTCTGCTAGACATGGAGATGGCCTCCAGGCACCAGGGACCCAGCCAGCACTGATCCAAAGATGAATTTGGTAAAGCAGAGGAAACCCTTGAGTCTCGCCACACTGAGCACACAGAGGCTCTCTTCCACTCTGCTTGGCTCCCcatgcctcctcctgctggagaTCCTGCCCAGAGACTGATCTGGCTCCATCTCCaaaagctctggaacaggctgggggCAAACTATGGACACTGGGACTTCCTTCCCTGCAAGCCACCACAGAAAACCAAGGCAGCCTGGACTTGGGACGTTCATGCAGTGCAAGGGAGACCTTCAGGTGCAGAAATGAGCATTCCCCACACAGATCCTCCAGCCTGGActagctcctgctccagctctgcaccctcaGCTCCTTTGCCCCATATGGGCTAGAAGGATGGGAATTGTACCTGAGCTTCACCTGCCACCGGAACACTGTGTGGGGTCCACAGCCAGGATGGAGGCGAAGGAAGTTTGTATCACTACAAAGAAATTGGGAGCAATTGAGAAGAAGTGAACAAATGAGTAGCCCAGCTACAGCCAGAAACTCCACAGCAGCCAGGCCCTGTCCTGAGGCAAGCCAGTACCTTGTCTGGAACATAAGCGTGAAGTCTTGTTCTCGGAACAACACTTTGGACATCTCCTTGTGGATCTCTTTCACATAGACATGCACCACCACCAGGTCGTTGCCTTTCTCATAGGAGTCATTCTTGACAAAGCTCAAGCTCACAAAAGGCTCTGGCTCTGAGTGAGAAAAGCCATAGAGAAAGGTATTACCTTCCTGGTATGCtgaggcagtgctacaggctgacCCAGGAGAGGTCCTGAGCAGATGGGTCCTTCCTGACCAGCTCAACCCCTAATCTGTAGCCACTcaccatcagctgctgcttccagagccACATCATCCTTGGACCAGTCCCTTTTCTCACCATCTCTGCCCAGGGGAGGGGTGGCTACTGGGACAGCCTTAGAGTTCTCTCCCAGGATAGGCATGCAGTCCCAGCCCCGCAAGGCCTCggcagggctgcctggctgcaggactcTCTTCTCCACACAGGTGGCAACACGGTGGGGGAACACCTCTGTGGTAGCTGCGAGAGGTGGCATCTCCACAGGAACAGTTTCTTTGGCCAAAACCGCAGCCTTTCAAGACAGAGGGATACAGTGAAAAACAGTCAGCATCACCCTTGAGCTGCCCCCACTGTGACTCCTGCCAGCGAGGAAGGCACAGCTCCATGCTGAGTCACCCGCTGCCCCTACACAGCCAACGCTCAGCTCAGCCCCGTCAGCACCACAGCCCGGTGACCCCAAGGTCCCTCACATTGCTCTCTCCTCCACCATGGCCAGCCTGATGCCTCACCACCACCCATGAGACCCTGGAGCCCATCTCATCCTATGGGCTGGGTCCCTGTACAAGCAGCATTCCCTGCACAGGGGGTGCCCTCTTCAGCCAGGTCCTCAGGTACCTTCTCCAGTGGTGGTGTGAGGTCTGTGAGGGCTGTGGGCACATCCACCTGGCTGGTTCTGCCATTGCGGCGGCTGCCTGCCCTCCCACTGTGCCCTCTGTTGGGCTCCACGGTCCCGCTGATTCTGGCATTTGGCTCTTCTTCAGTGGGAGCCACTTTGAGGTATACTGCCCGCTTGGCGCTGGGGCCACTCTGTGTCCCTAGACTGGCTGGGCTCTTCCCTCCCAGGGCTTCATCTCTTCCTGGAGCGCGCTTGGGATTGGAGGGCTCCCGCCGGGACCTGGTCAGTTCTGCACTTTCAGCCTTTGGCTCTTCAGtggccagctctgcagaagcagccttctcctttccgTTCTCCCAGCATGTGGCTCCTTTGGCTGGCTCTTTGGAtccatctttccttttcttctgtgaaaagCAGTGCAGCACAGTGGCAAAGAATCCAGGTAGCAGTACCTCTCATGTTCTCTGCCAGCCCCTCACCCTCACTCTCCCTTCCCAGAGCATGCTGGGGTTCTACTCCAGAACCTGGAGGCCATGTTGCAGGCAGaaacaggggtacaatgacatCCCACTCCCACAGACTGGCAGCTGGTTCACTGCCCTCATGCAACACGTGGATACAGGATGTGTGCCACAATGCTCAAAAACAGGGAGTGAAACCCTCAGCCCAGCTCACCACGGCTCTGTAAGCTCCCTCAAAAGGCAGACCCTCCCCTCCTCACCAGGAGCGAAGACCAGTTATGGAGTGGGATCTTCTTCGGAAGCACAAGCTGTAGAAAGTTGCCCTTCTTGCACTGGACCTTGCTGCAGGAGCCCTCAATCTCCTCATAGAACTGACAGCTCCACTGGCGCCCATCTGCAAGCAGAAGGGGACCAACACCgtaggcagtgctccaggtatCTGTCACCTAACCCACAGCTGCCTTTCACCTGCCCCAAGGATCAAGGAACACTCATCCAGAGCCAAGGAGAATGCAGGCAGGCTGCCACCATACCCCAGGAGCCTTCAGAGCTTCAGCCAGTTTCTCTGGATTCACTTTGTACATCTGGCTGGCCTCCTTCCCAGAGGGAAGCCCCTGGGCCTCCCAGTCCTCAGGGGCATAGTCAGTTTTCCAAAGGATACCCAGGGCCTACTCAGTCATCCCAGCAAGCCATGGGTGCAGCCCCAGGCACTCGTTCACTTGGTACAGAGGCCagctcccctccccagctctagGCTCTTCTTTTACACTGTTCTCCTATCGGCCCTGTCTGCtggctgaagctgtgccagcttACAGGAGGGCATTGCCTCTGAAGGAAATCTGAAGGAAAAATTCTATGCCAGCCTGGATCAGCCCCACATGTAGCCCAGAGCTGTGCCAAGCCCCGCTGGAGAAAGAGCTGCAACAGTTGCTCCATTCCCCATACCTGGTAGTTTGATTGTACAGTCCGTGTCGCTGAAAAAAGCATCCACATCCTCTACCTTCAGACCTCCACTGCCCAAGTTCAGCTTGACAATGATCTCATCAGCATTCTGCTTccagtccagcagcagctctaggAAGAGTAAGGGAAATGTCACCCACACCCTGGGGCATGAGCCCACAGCACCCACTCCTTGGCTGGGGATCAGAGGCCTGAATGCACAGTTGGTTTGAGGAGACCGCTGCAGAGGACACTGATCATGCCAGTGAAAAGGGACACACTTGCAACCTACTCTCATCAGGTAAGCCACAAACAAGAGCACATGTTGAAGGAGGGTAAGTGAATTCTGTTTGGAGCCAGGGAGATCAGAAAAGCAGCCCTGCTCTCGGCCCCATcatgtgcagcagcagtggctgggaaGAAGAGGTGGCTCCTGCCAACTACAAAGTAAGTATTGCTTTCCCAGAGAATAAGGAAACCACAGAATTACTCTGGGGGGATTCAAGGGGACCACAATCAGAAATTGTTGCTTCCCCTTTGCATATGTGAATCAAGCAGCCCAGCTGCAATCACCACAATGCTGTACTTCTGCCAGGTGAGCACTGCTAACATGGTTGAAACATGGGCAGGCCCACCAGCCATACAGAAGCACTGCACCCAGGGAGAAAACAATGCAGCAGCATCACCTTGCTGCACACAGAACCTCCAACAGATGCCTGACAGGTTCCAGGTCTGGCCCTGTGCTGTCCTGAAGTCCTCAAGGTAAAAAGGTGATTTCAGTCACCTTAAGTTCAGTCAGGTTTGTTCCATCCTTTGTGTCACAAAGATGTTCCTGTTCTGTCCTCAAAGCAGGCCTGCACCAAGGCAGAAAACACCTAGTGGTGCCCACTGAGTGACACAGCTCAGGGTCTTCCtggcccagcacagctccctggcCAGAAACAAGCAGGACAGGTGCCAGCAGTGAGGtgtcccagggctgtgctcagtggcaCTGGGACACTCAAGTTGGAAGCTGGCCAGAGACTCTTGATCATAGACAGCTCCTCCCAGGCACGGGCACCCTTCTGCACCCTGGGAAGGCTGCATCCTGTTCAGTCAAATGTTGGGGCAACGAAGCACTCAGGTTAGTGGGACAATGACAAGGTGAGAGCTTCAGCTCCCTTGGCAAGGGCACTCCATGGCCGTGCACTAACCACTGGCACACACTCTGACTTACCctcctccaagtccttctcccagGCAGTCTCAGCCTGCTCGAGCTCAGGGCAAGACACTGGTGGGCAGAGAAGGAGAGCGTGGGCAGGTCTGTCATTGTGTCACCTCAGAGCATGGGATGGCACACTGACACCCAAAATTTCTCACACCACCTCCTTCTGCCCTGGACTTCTGTCCAGGCCTTTCATTCTGTACATGCTACTCATttgcctcctctgcttcctcaCACTTCTCCCTTTCCCAAAGCCCTGCTTGCAACACCACAGCAAGTCAGTCCCCAGGATGGCTTCTCTGGGCCACATCAATGCATTCCAGTCTAACAAGCACTACAGTGCAAGCAGTACAACATTACTGCTCTGCACAGACAGTGATGCTTTGAGGCATGTCTGTGTGGAGTTCACGGTAACCAGGCTGCacgtccctgctcagtgcaccaggctctcagcctccagCTGTACAGAGGAGTTTTGCTTTCATCTTATGGCAAGAACCTGATGTTTGGCTTTGCTCAAACCAATTCTGCTGTAACAAGAGAATCATGTGGCCCAGCTGCTCTTTAATATTGCTATTCCTGCACAAGTTGTCAATGTCTGTGACCAAAATCTCCTTTTAGATGACACCAAGAAACCGAACTGACACCTAATCCTCACTCCCCACAGGGTTACCTCCaacagccagcagcatcctggggcCTGCTCCACCCTCACAGGACAGTGAGTTCTGCAAGGGGCTCAGAACCATAGCACCTTATTTTGGAGCAGAGATACAACTGCAATGGGAGCTGCAGTCTCCACCCGAGTGCTTAGAGGGCTGTCACTTCTTCTCTTGACCGGCTACAAACCAGTAGGAAACCTCTGCTGACCACGACAGCCACTGGTGCAGAGGTGCTGTTCAGGCTGGCAGTGTgagaagtgctgcagcagcactgcctggaggCTCTAGagcttgctccagcagcttgcCAGCCCTGTGCGGAGGGGATggaggcagcacagctgcacgGCAGCCCTCAGGAAGGCAGAAGCCCCCCatgtcaggagctgcagagggccaGGCCTTACCAGACACACAGCACATATCCCGTGTCAGAGAAGGCACAAGGCTGCGCTCTCTGCAGTGTGGGATTCTGAAGCAGAGACTGCAGCCGCCGGTGCAGCACAGACCTCAGCAAGTGCTCATTTAACTTGGCCTACAAAACACTGTGATTCTGAGGTTACAACAGTCATAATGGGGCAGCACAGAAACCGAGCAGTTTCCCGGGGCTGCAGGAACTCTTGACTGTATCCTGCCTGCAGGCATTCCCTGCACTTGAAATGTTATTTCTGTCATTGGATATAGAGCAGCTACAGAGGAAATTACTCTACAACAACTATTTCACCTGAGCCACACTTTAGCCTGACACAGAAGCTAATGCACTGGCCCCACCCACAGGCCTCACACTCAGGCAGCTGCTACCTGCACACAGCCTGGCCTCAGCAAACCAATAGGGAATTAGCAGCACTTTCAGCTGCAAGAGTACCCACAGGCTTCAGTCCTGCTGCCTCAGGATCGGGGCAGTTCAAAGCAAGCCAAAAGCAGAGTCTAGAAACAATCACAGAAGTCAGCTCCAGTCTTAAGCTAACATGGTCACAGGCCAGACCTTCCTCACATAGCTAGGACTAAATAGCACCCAAAGCAAGAAGGTTACAGGTCCAGGCAGGACACTGTGCTGAAGAGAATCCCACATTACACGGGttaccagcagctgcaggaagcgATTAGTTAAATCTGCTTATACTGCAGCAGATGGCTGTGAGGCTCCCACCATGCGGGGCCAAGAAACCATGGGACTGCTtgccacagcactgccaagggGCTCTCACCTTCCTTGCTCTCTTGGTTGGCTCGatctttctgcttcttcttgTTGGCAGCATCATCCAAGCCCCGAGACACTCTCCTCTGGCCAGGGGCATTGGTGCTGCTGGACATCTTCAGCCGTTTGGAGGACACAAACGGCCCACCAGGGTCGGTAATGGAGTCTGGGTCAGGGGTGCGACGTTTTCTTCCTGGCCCAGCTATCTTGGCGACTCTCTGTGGTCAAACTCTCTGGCAAGGAACTAGTGGCctaaagagaggaaagagcaaGCGTGGCAGGAAGAGTGGGTATAGGAGGCCCAACAGCATCAGGATCTACTCTCTGCCCTCCCAGGGCCTGTGCCCTCACATGACCATCACTGTGGTGTTTATGGGAAGCCCCCCCCTCCAGCACTGGGTGAGGAAACCTACCTCATCACAGCTGCTACAACTCTTACTGCCAAAAGCATGGGCTTGTCAGAGCTCCCAGGATACAACCAGGGATCTTCTGTATGTAGCAGACACTAAAAACCTGGAAAGCAATTGTCATGCTCATGGCTCCCACTACAGCAACACTGgcccagaggagctgccagcactAACACCCAGAGGCAGAGGCGAGGGCAAGGACACAGGAAGGCTCTGAtccaaaaaaaatcaagcctCCAGGGTTAACAGGGGCAGCCAGCTATTTCAGTCAGACAGTGCCCTGTGTATGAGGGCAGGAACCAGGAGCAAGCAACGCcctaagaaggaagaaaggggagaagCAGGAGCGGGCCCAGGACAGCCTCCCGAGacagatgagagcagagctccctggCAAGAGTAGAGTACCTCCCCTTCTGCCCACCAGCTGGGAGCTTAACCACCACCTTGCATATTCATCTCCCTGCTGGtttacagacagcagcagcagtgcttggcCTGGAAACAGGACACCCAGCgagagggcagggcaggcagggcactCACCCCTGCCCCCTTAGACATGCCCTCACAGGCAGAGCCAACTCTCCTCCAGGGTTTGCAAGCTGCCTGCCCATGGGCTGGTCTCAGTTCCTCGCTCTCCAGTTTCACCCTCGGGTGTTCACAGCTTTGACTGAAATCTATAACAACCCACTGAAAATGGGCCCACTCAAAGTACCTCGGTGGCAGCAGTGAAAGCAGGAAGCTGGGACAACTTCCTCCCTCATTGCCCAGGCTGCATAACCCTCACAGCACTCACCAGTCTGCAGGGGTTTGCTGCAGGGGAGAACGCTCAGCTGCACAGATCCTGCCTACTCCTAGGTGCCAGCAACCCACAGTAGCTCATGGTGCACTAATTCACAGCCCATCACATGGCCCTGCTCCCACCTGAGGACACAGATCTGAGGTTGACAGCGTCTTGCCCTAGCCCAGCTCCACTGACCCTGCCTCTCCCCGTGTGGGAGGCAGGCAGTGCCCTCTGGAACACCTCATTCTGCTCTCACTCATGCACCAAGCACAGacctcacagctctgctcaggcatGGCTGGGGATAGGTGGCACTTCCAAGGGAGGCACTCGGAGGGAGCACgctggcagctctgtgttgCCCACCTCACGCTCTAGAAATGCTTGGGGCAATGAATATCTGCAAACCTGGAGTCACAGCCACAATCTGCAAGGGCCAACCCACCCTCATAACCAAGACCTGAAACACCCTGGAGATAGAGATGCTACACAGAGCCCAGTATCAGCCCTGGAGAGCTTGAGAGCACCCCCACACTGCTCCACAGACTAGATGTCCCCAGGATGCAGCAACACCTCTGGCTGCACAGGGAATGGGAAGGGCTCCTTGCAGCAGGGAACATGGATGTGGTTCACAAGGCTGTGTCTGACACCAGCCACATattgctgctcagctccagtCCGCATTGACACCAAAACAGGTCAGCTACAGATTCTTCCCAGAAGTGAGAAATCTAACAATAAacacaggaaagcatttttTGCTGAATTTCCTTTGCCTCTAGGGTGAGAGCCCCAGATGGAGCAGGACACAAGAAGCAGTGACTGCTTTGTGCAGGGTTGGGCAAGGTTCTATCACCTCCATCTTACACCTCTGAAGGGGTAGCACAGGATAACTGCTGGGCAGGGTGACAGTAAGATCTGAAAAGGGTCCTAAGAAAGGATTGTCTACTGTCCAAGAAGGAGTGAGGAGGAGAGCTAGGGTCAATGCCTGCTATCACACCTCTGGGAGAAGCCTCCTACTCTCACACCTCGCTGACAGCTTGGCTCCCTCAGGCACTTTGATGACAGTTACTCCTAACAGCAGGCAGGAATCAAGCATGGCAGGAACACTGCCTGATTCCAGCTGCCAGATTGATGGCAGcctgagcctgctgcaggcaccactGGATTTTGGAGGAGTGCAGGTGAAGCATGGGTTATTCTCCTTCACCTATTCTAATTTCTGACACTTTCTGCCTATCATCAGGAAACAGAGTCAGGTAGGACATTCAGCCTATGTGTGTAGGTGTGTAGGGGCACAGAGGTTTTGTCAGTGCTGATGTCAGCACTGTAGGAGCCACTGCAGGCAAGAGATGGTGACAGGCTGCCCTGGCTATATGCCAGGTGTACCTCCGAGAAGTACCCAATAGACTGGGCACACATACAAAACCTTACACAATCCTTCTCCAAGCTGGAAAagcctggccatgctgctgagAGAGGAGGTGTCTCCTTGCCctctgctctctcagcctttgtgcCAGTGTGAGCACCCATGTGGCTGCAGCATGTACTGGACTGAGACACCAGCCAGAGTTAAACTGCTCTTTGCTAATTTGTCTTACCCTAGAGCAGTTTCCAGCCCGGTTCATGCTGGTGCTGCACAAACACTTCCACCGGCCAAAGGAGAGGCAGAATTCAGGAAACAGAACAAGGGGCTGGGAAAAGGGTTGCTCCTTCCCATGGCAGTGCCAAACTGGATTAGTGCGAATGTTCTGGGAATGACAGCAGAAAATGCACATCAAGATGCAAATTACCTCCTGCCTTTGGGGCACATTTAGCATTTGGCAGCAAAAGGTCCCTGATTCTTGCCTGTAACATCCAGAAGCCTTTACTGGGGTGGCTGTAGGAGGTTTGcaatccctcagcatcaccattCTATGGACTTTTGGCTTCTCCATGTACCAAATACAGTGAACAGAAACACTTCTTGTGTGCATGAGTACTTTTAACACCTTCTGCTCCTTGTCGCCTCAAGGGATCAGAAGTCTCAAGACTCAAGCTCGTCGCTTCAGTTTCTCAGCATGCCTGACACTCAGGCAGAGCCAGGACAAACAGAACCACTCAGGGCAGGCACCCGGCCCAGCGCTGCCACACAATGTTTCCAACTCATGTCAAATCACTACGTCCCCAAAGCGCAGTAACGGCAGCGTGCTCTTATCGCTGTGCTGCGTGGAGAAGCCTGGTGGATACTGCTCTCCCCCAGGCCCTGACAAGTCTCGATAGAAGACTACTTTGTCCAGACAGTAGTCAGCAGCTGGCCCCGGcctctcctgcactgctgcccgGCTTCAGACattggaaaaagagaaagggacgGGGAACGGAGCTCCAACCCAACCATTTCTGAGCCCCATGACCAGGCAGTGCATCAGGCCACTGCCAGCGGCCCAGCCTTACAGCTCCCGCCTGATGCCGACGTGCTAGGCCCATTCCGCCGTGCTCCCAGCTCCGCCCACCCCCAAGTCGTGATCTTCTTACGTTGCCGCCACCGGGCCGCATGCTGGCCTCTCGCCGTCCCCGGGCCTGGCGTACTCCCACGGCTCCGGCCCTCCTCTCTCACTGCTCCTGGCCGCCGCCGCTACCCACCTCGCGCCGCCCCTGCTCGCTACCGCCGCCCGCCCCACCGGGCCCCGCCGCCACCGCCCCGGCCCGGCCGGTCCTGCGCGCGCCCCGCACTCACGGCCCCGCCCGCCGCTCCggtctgttttgtttggtgccGAAGTTCCGAGCGGGCCGACTCCGGAGACAGGCCGAGCCCGTGACGCACTTCCGGCAACCGGGCACATGTGACACGGGAGCGCGAGGGAGGCGCGGCCACGTGACGCCAGGCGAGGCCTGCCGCGGAGCCGCTCCCTCTCTCTCCCGGCGGCGCCATGGCAACGACGCTCGCGCCGGCGTCATCACGGCGCCTCGGGGACGTCCCGCCCCGCAAGGGCGGGCAAGGGCACAACCCGGCCCAGGGCGTTCCCTCGGCAACGGGCCGAGCGGCGCCGCTTGTGTACCGCAGGCCGGCTCCGTGGGAGCTCCTCGCCCCACCATCTGTCCCACTTCGTGCCACCTGCAGCGCCCCGCTGCCCCACAGCCGGCCCCTGGCCCCACTGCCTGCAAGTCTGTAGCTACAGCCTAGAcctgccctgggggtggttgTGCCGGGCCCACTCGGCCAGCCTTTTGCCTCACAGCCGTTTGCCCCACCCCACAGCTGACCCATGGTCCCGCAGTGTCCTACATCCAGGAGCCAGCAAGAGCAAGCAGTTCCCATCATGTGGGGTCAGGGAGGCCACCGTGGGGCCAGCCGGGGAAGCCATGGGGCCCTATGGCACAGGGCAGACGAGAGGAAATTTTGCTCTGTAATTTTATTAACACAGGGAGGTGCCGAGCAGCCCCCACCTGCCCACCTATCTGTGACAGGCAGaggccaggcaggagg
This genomic stretch from Indicator indicator isolate 239-I01 chromosome 15, UM_Iind_1.1, whole genome shotgun sequence harbors:
- the USP19 gene encoding ubiquitin carboxyl-terminal hydrolase 19; translation: MSSSTNAPGQRRVSRGLDDAANKKKQKDRANQESKEVSCPELEQAETAWEKDLEEELLLDWKQNADEIIVKLNLGSGGLKVEDVDAFFSDTDCTIKLPDGRQWSCQFYEEIEGSCSKVQCKKGNFLQLVLPKKIPLHNWSSLLKKRKDGSKEPAKGATCWENGKEKAASAELATEEPKAESAELTRSRREPSNPKRAPGRDEALGGKSPASLGTQSGPSAKRAVYLKVAPTEEEPNARISGTVEPNRGHSGRAGSRRNGRTSQVDVPTALTDLTPPLEKAAVLAKETVPVEMPPLAATTEVFPHRVATCVEKRVLQPGSPAEALRGWDCMPILGENSKAVPVATPPLGRDGEKRDWSKDDVALEAAADEPEPFVSLSFVKNDSYEKGNDLVVVHVYVKEIHKEMSKVLFREQDFTLMFQTSDTNFLRLHPGCGPHTVFRWQVKLRNLIEPDQCTYNFTVSRIDVCLKKRQSQRWGGLEAPATRGAVGGAKVAMPTGPTPLDKSPPGSNQHPLSSKEEARANDKEKPRVEDGALDGVAARTAPEHVAVKQEPHIPSPKPTCMVPPMTHSPVSSESVEDDEDEDEKKKVCLPGFTGLVNLGNTCFMNSVIQSLSNTRELRDYFHDRSFESEINYNNPLGTGGRLAIGFAMLLRALWKGTHHAFQPSKLKAIVASKASQFTGYAQHDAQEFMAFLLDGLHEDLNRIQNKPYTETVDSDGRPDEVVAEEAWQRHKMRNDSFIVDLFQGQYKSKLVCPVCSKVSITFDPFLYLPVPLPQKQKVLTVYYFAKEPHKKPIKFLVSISKENSSAMEVLDSVAHSVRVKPENLRLAEVIKNRFHRTFLPSNSLDTVSPTDLLLCFEVLSTELAKERVVVLQVQQRPQVPSGPVAKCAACQKKQLPEDEKLKRCTRCYRVGYCNVACQKTHWPDHRAQCRPENIGFPFIISVPESRLTYARLAQLLEGYARYSVSVFQPPFQLGRMSPEQGLQPLLDKLEPLAKSSCAAATSAPESGDGDKASSLLQEPPLSPAVPELHPEMGDASTVRSKVLAARSSLLSLDSGFSEHVDSQGNSCCEKEPSYERALKPEAAIPGYQHTPDSLSARATQFYINRIDAGHREQKLEDKGDTPLELTDDCSLALVWKNNERLKEFVLVESKELECVEDPGSASEAARAGHFTLEQCLNLFTKPEVLAPEEAWYCPKCKQHREASKQLMLWRLPNVLIIQLKRFSFRSFIWRDKINDMVDFPVRNLDLSKFCIGRKGEQQLPMYDLYAVINHYGGMIGGHYTAYARLPSDKNSQRSDVGWRLFDDSTVTTVDESQVVTRYAYVLFYRRRNSPVERPLPGHPPDHRAERTPSAEATASQASLIWQELEAEEQELQLEAPQRLVRNSWRPHGQKRSPGTPQHPDEGCIRYFVLATTAAIVALFLNVFYPLIYQTRWR